TTCGACGTCACCGCCGCCGCCCCGGCCGCCGTCGCGGCCGTCCCGGCTGCGGGTGGCGCTGCCGCCCCGGCCGCTGAGGAGCAGGACGAGTTCGACGTCATCCTCGACGGCGCCGGCGACAAGAAGATCCAGGTCATCAAGGTCGTGCGTGAGATCGTCTCCGGCCTGGGCCTGAAGGAGGCCAAGGAGCTGGTCGAGGGCGCTCCGAAGCCGATCCTGGAGAAGGTCGAGAAGGAGAAGGCCGAGGAGGCCAAGGCCAAGCTGGAAGAGGCCGGCGCCACCGTCTCCCTCAAGTGAGCCCCCGCAGGAGCTCGACCTCCTGCTGACTCACCGTGGAAGGGCGGGCACTCGCGGTTGCGGGTGCCCGCCCTTTTTTGCTCTCGGAAAATTCTTCAAAACGTTCAACCACCTCTTGCTCGCGTTGTCCCGACCGTTGTTGACCGAGAGTGTTCGATCTCGTGCACACCGCGCAGTCGCGGTCGGTGAACGGGAAAGAGAGGCGCAATCGGACACATCGCGGTGACTTCTCCGACGCGCGATCTTTTCCTCTGGCATCGTCGCAGGTCAGCAGGGCTGTGTGAAATGCCGTGACCGATTCT
This region of Saccharopolyspora hordei genomic DNA includes:
- the rplL gene encoding 50S ribosomal protein L7/L12, which encodes MAKLSNEELLDVFKEMTLLELSEFVKQFEETFDVTAAAPAAVAAVPAAGGAAAPAAEEQDEFDVILDGAGDKKIQVIKVVREIVSGLGLKEAKELVEGAPKPILEKVEKEKAEEAKAKLEEAGATVSLK